A genomic region of Cydia amplana chromosome 5, ilCydAmpl1.1, whole genome shotgun sequence contains the following coding sequences:
- the LOC134648453 gene encoding protein tilB: MVRITVEMVRGKAEHHDRLLAPLEEIALHQENIEKIEYIQDWCPKLKILLMQNNLIAKIENLNKLKHLNYLNLALNNIEIIENLDRCESLEKLDLTLNFIGEIVSVENLRGLYNLQNLYLTGNPCTDYDNYRDFVIGTLPQLSYLDGVEIERSDRIKALQNLPVIRQDILFEQNEYRHRRRKQKARLEHEIKDKWEHEYKDMDPDERNKKFYAEKCEHSPEVRYEMEHMRQLKLKSYEPEKKPEEKRQYKFFAPDGRPFNINQAKIPFVFSDSDPEKYVLDLAVYKHLDTSLIDVDVQPNYVRATIKGKLFQLHLPEEVSTTNSSAQRSQITGHLVVTMPRLNVDIKAQMAQKKEVTKNAQLYTEHHVTDCRESSGQSKREFLEIGPSDKALDLSKMTLQRKAPDFIDPRLKQKLKEPSPDFIDNPEVPDLI; encoded by the coding sequence ATGGTTCGAATAACAGTGGAAATGGTTCGTGGAAAGGCAGAACACCACGACCGGCTCCTGGCACCGCTGGAGGAGATCGCCCTCCACCAGGAGAACATAGAAAAGATAGAGTACATCCAGGACTGGTGCCCCAAGCTCAAGATCCTGCTCATGCAGAACAACCTCATCGCCAAGATAGAAAACTTGAACAAACTCAAACACCTCAACTACCTCAACTTAGCTCTCAATAACATAGAAATCATAGAAAATCTGGATCGATGCGAATCATTGGAAAAACTTGACTTAACACTCAACTTTATCGGTGAAATAGTCAGCGTTGAAAACCTTAGAGGCTTGTATAATCTTCAGAATTTATATCTTACTGGAAACCCTTGCACTGACTATGATAACTATCGGGACTTCGTAATCGGAACTCTACCCCAGCTCAGCTACCTTGACGGAGTTGAAATTGAACGGTCAGACCGGATTAAAGCCCTGCAAAATCTACCAGTAATAAGACAAGATATATTGTTTGAACAAAACGAGTACAGACACCGGCGTAGAAAGCAAAAAGCTCGACTAGAACACGAAATAAAAGATAAATGGGAACATGAATACAAAGATATGGACCCAGACGAGAGAAATAAAAAATTTTACGCAGAAAAATGTGAGCATTCCCCTGAGGTCCGCTATGAGATGGAGCATATGCGGCAACTGAAGCTGAAAAGTTATGAACCTGAAAAGAAACCGGAGGAAAAAAGGCAGTACAAATTCTTTGCTCCCGATGGAAGGCCATTCAACATAAATCAAGCTAAAATACCGTTCGTATTCTCCGATTCAGACCCTGAAAAATATGTGTTAGATCTAGCTGTGTACAAACACTTAGACACCAGTTTAATTGATGTGGATGTCCAGCCAAATTATGTTCGAGCTACGATTAagggaaagttatttcagctCCATCTACCGGAGGAGGTGAGTACTACTAACTCATCGGCACAACGCTCGCAGATAACCGGCCACCTCGTCGTGACTATGCCACGATTAAATGTAGACATAAAAGCACAGATGGCGCAGAAAAAGGAAGTTACAAAAAACGCTCAACTGTACACGGAACACCACGTAACCGACTGCCGCGAGAGTTCAGGTCAGTCGAAGAGAGAATTTCTAGAAATAGGCCCCTCTGATAAGGCGCTCGATCTGTCTAAAATGACTTTACAAAGGAAGGCGCCAGATTTTATCGATCCGAGACTAAAGCAGAAGCTAAAAGAACCTTCACCAGATTTTATCGATAATCCAGAGGTTCCCGATCTTATCTAA